In a genomic window of Paracoccaceae bacterium:
- a CDS encoding transposase — protein MFAGLTPRRSQSGEREGAGRIPKGGDRDLRRPPHQSLESNSHDPCWQGRQAGTREKAAKTCRCCREDRDHPALNPAQ, from the coding sequence GTGTTTGCTGGCCTCACGCCACGACGCTCTCAATCCGGTGAAAGGGAGGGGGCAGGGCGCATCCCAAAAGGCGGGGATCGTGATCTGCGGCGGCCACCACATCAATCCCTCGAATCAAACAGCCATGATCCTTGCTGGCAGGGGCGACAGGCCGGCACCCGCGAAAAGGCTGCAAAAACCTGCCGCTGCTGCCGGGAAGATCGCGATCACCCTGCACTGAATCCGGCGCAATGA